Proteins co-encoded in one Clostridiales bacterium genomic window:
- a CDS encoding cell wall-binding repeat-containing protein produces the protein MARSKRDSIFSVVARGLLCAALVVTVVPAVAPAVASQSVVAGESAVGVKQARLADALVRDDLTGGMTALSVPEFSSAVPIGPGATVGLLAADEASDVYSITLSADQRVAIELTGVSGTNFDLYLYRQPHSLGVVASSLLDAYPERIVYDVRAPHAGTYYVVVERFSGIGAYTLNVATAAAPVLGPIHSIPGVTYTPPSVTGQLDRGTEPDHVYAIEVAGGQRLSVAMSATGGDADVFLFGPGATDVTTDTPVAGAATPDNPEFLFYDVPLGAGGTYYLNVWAASGSPLYELSATVAPTPAPGAEAEIPGVAVSASPVVNALGSTGATYVYALPAALVGERITLSLSGESTTDFDLRLFAPGTASVHTGLPVAQSRLPYYPDVITYDVPVGAGGVYYVQVSSFRGAGAFALTWSIGPRTHASVQRLSGQDRYLTAVDISRKTFAAGSCETVILATGADFPDALAASGLAGAYGSPVLLTPRTGLPAEVLAEMTRLGAKRVLIIGGTSAVGADVETALRSEFGRVNVERVWGSDRFATAAAVASATIAEVNRAGLDWNGIAFIVRHDGFADALAVAPLAYARKIPVLMTRPLGPLSSSTRTALTSIKAEEALMVGGTAAIADSVATELRGVTGIQRVDRIGGKDRFETAAKVAEYALRFHWADTGVVGVATGRGFADALSGGSSAGAAGGVLLLTNTGSLPVPSSGFLQTHRHRINAVHVYGGTSAVSNDVVDEISRIAP, from the coding sequence ATGGCTCGCTCGAAGCGAGATAGTATCTTTTCCGTCGTTGCGCGCGGGCTGCTGTGTGCCGCTCTGGTTGTGACTGTGGTGCCTGCGGTTGCGCCCGCGGTTGCGTCGCAAAGTGTTGTCGCGGGTGAGTCCGCCGTCGGCGTAAAGCAGGCGCGTCTCGCAGACGCTTTGGTGCGGGATGACTTGACGGGTGGTATGACCGCTCTTTCGGTGCCCGAGTTCTCCTCGGCGGTGCCGATAGGCCCTGGCGCAACGGTCGGCTTGCTCGCCGCGGACGAGGCCTCGGACGTTTACAGCATTACTCTCAGTGCCGATCAGCGCGTCGCGATCGAGCTTACCGGTGTGTCGGGTACGAACTTCGACCTCTACCTTTACCGGCAACCTCACTCCTTGGGCGTTGTTGCTTCCTCTTTGCTCGACGCGTATCCCGAGCGCATCGTCTACGACGTGCGCGCGCCGCACGCGGGGACGTACTACGTTGTAGTCGAGCGATTCTCAGGGATCGGCGCCTACACGCTCAACGTTGCTACCGCAGCGGCGCCTGTCTTAGGGCCCATTCACTCGATTCCTGGTGTGACGTACACACCGCCATCGGTGACCGGACAGCTCGATCGGGGAACCGAGCCCGATCACGTCTACGCGATCGAGGTGGCTGGCGGACAGCGCCTGTCGGTTGCCATGTCCGCTACCGGAGGAGATGCGGACGTATTTTTGTTCGGACCCGGTGCGACCGACGTCACGACCGACACCCCGGTCGCCGGAGCGGCGACACCGGACAATCCTGAGTTTCTCTTCTACGACGTGCCTCTCGGTGCTGGCGGCACGTACTACCTGAACGTGTGGGCGGCCTCAGGTTCGCCCTTGTATGAACTCTCGGCAACCGTTGCGCCCACGCCTGCTCCCGGTGCCGAGGCAGAGATTCCCGGGGTCGCCGTGAGCGCCTCGCCCGTGGTGAACGCGTTGGGTAGCACCGGGGCCACGTATGTCTACGCGCTGCCCGCCGCCCTCGTTGGCGAGCGCATCACGCTCTCGCTTTCGGGTGAGAGCACCACAGACTTCGACCTTCGCTTGTTCGCGCCTGGCACTGCGTCGGTTCACACCGGTTTGCCGGTCGCGCAAAGCAGGCTCCCATACTATCCTGACGTGATCACATATGATGTTCCGGTAGGCGCAGGCGGCGTCTACTACGTTCAGGTTAGCTCGTTTCGTGGCGCTGGTGCGTTTGCTCTCACGTGGTCGATTGGCCCGCGCACGCACGCCTCGGTGCAGCGCCTCTCAGGACAGGATCGTTACTTAACCGCCGTCGATATCTCGCGCAAAACGTTTGCAGCGGGGTCGTGTGAGACAGTCATTCTCGCGACGGGTGCTGACTTCCCCGACGCCCTTGCTGCGTCTGGTCTTGCCGGAGCGTACGGCTCTCCGGTACTGCTTACCCCGCGCACGGGTCTGCCTGCTGAAGTCCTCGCTGAGATGACCCGTCTTGGTGCGAAGAGGGTTCTCATCATCGGGGGTACCTCGGCAGTAGGTGCGGACGTCGAGACGGCGCTGAGAAGCGAGTTTGGCCGTGTCAACGTCGAACGCGTCTGGGGTTCTGATCGCTTTGCGACTGCAGCTGCCGTCGCTTCGGCGACGATCGCGGAAGTCAACCGCGCGGGACTCGACTGGAACGGTATCGCGTTCATCGTCCGTCACGATGGTTTCGCTGATGCGCTCGCGGTTGCTCCGCTTGCCTACGCACGCAAGATTCCGGTGCTCATGACACGTCCGCTCGGTCCCCTCAGTTCCAGCACACGCACGGCGCTTACCTCTATCAAAGCCGAAGAGGCCCTCATGGTTGGCGGAACAGCGGCCATCGCCGATTCGGTCGCCACGGAGCTTAGAGGTGTTACTGGCATCCAGCGGGTCGACCGTATCGGCGGCAAGGATCGATTCGAGACTGCGGCAAAGGTTGCCGAGTACGCGCTCAGGTTTCACTGGGCTGACACCGGCGTAGTAGGGGTAGCAACTGGCCGCGGCTTCGCCGACGCGCTTTCCGGCGGCTCGTCTGCCGGTGCGGCTGGCGGTGTCCTGCTGCTAACCAACACCGGCTCGCTACCAGTGCCGAGCTCGGGCTTCCTGCAGACACACCGTCACCGGATTAACGCCGTACATGTGTACGGTGGCACGTCCGCGGTTTCCAACGACGTTGTCGACGAGATCTCACGCATCGCTCCGTAG